From Temnothorax longispinosus isolate EJ_2023e chromosome 3, Tlon_JGU_v1, whole genome shotgun sequence, one genomic window encodes:
- the Ec gene encoding LOW QUALITY PROTEIN: uncharacterized protein Ec (The sequence of the model RefSeq protein was modified relative to this genomic sequence to represent the inferred CDS: substituted 1 base at 1 genomic stop codon), whose amino-acid sequence MASTMGLQQQAASQDTVDFAGYLQSTQCHQTEGQVQGCQKSPHQEHNSSFTSTKGLLNGPGQNNCFLNSAVQVLWHLDIFRRSFRELSGHACMRESCIFCALKDLFSQLQFSQESALPPDTLRRALAESFLDQQRFQLGFMDDAAECFENILLRIHLHIASGEAEDMCSARHCVPHQKFAMTLVEQSVCGVCGATSEPLPFTQMVHYVSASALTSQAHQTPLNSRNNPDLFGQLLRRAGGMGDIRDCPSSCGAKIQICRTLMNRPEIVSIGVVWDSKRPSLEHIMDVFATVGTSLRLSDVFHSVVDSRXGASTVHNLVGVVTYYGKHYSTFFFHTKLKVWIYFDDATVKEIGPRWEQVVEKCRRGRYQPLLLLYATPAGTPVNTENAPKTIIPFPNNNGLKTSPKNSVRRSITPSPEKPSINSTARRAITPNPDSPPHLYTQRTVYSDYQNLTDIQNNIFGNQGVDAVDGEIESKYISRRAVENVMQQQKKQQMQLTRSLSVGSAPQDGISIPDHMNVPRRRDSGNWSGDRNSASSSSSTTMDNTYLYIVNKMQRTSGVPKSPISKSGELSSSSSGHYDAGYDSYSLSSTDSLPLQQGLKHNLQLAQIPEGYQPSSGDDCERLCKETDALLDKSRAAEDTGDLNTAIALCSAASNKARAAMDAPYNNPHTITIARMKHNTCVMRTRSLHRRMLQEQVTVNGDKEDGAPEGRHSRENSKSSQHSRQSLRDKGNHSRQNSRELLVNAPTTVIDKPTTKSIEIYATLPKKKTLRSKATAVNVIKDEEYMLYDRPTQRTGLFSRTKRCEDDKKDKKRARSEERNKNVSKDFSMAPYRLSPSPKGVKIEKPKETEINATVVRNTQLNNTATVEQKQGKKQHKIRRRLLMGGLIKRKNRSVPDLREGQDGQANVNTERSSALPKQSVDDSSVGLKGNDVSQTLSGYLSEGHLEFAGNNGSGNTSNPNLERSRLMRKSFHGSAGKVLHVAKVPPPPPLRTTSQLSKSKCLGEVHNEQQSDKAAYPLPDNRCVPNSSQEQNNVYWNHMNTSNSANVTNRNSDYADYSSESHSLPFLPSYNNEQNTNISGACQINYNNKPRIQDDVIQYANGILYEPTFVVTRADVHNEQSPPKQQFQPDSLPPYPENGNISHSRQPSEEFPPPPYPSIHSVSHSRQTSEDFPPPPPPIDEPTPLQEAQQHQVSVKSQQQRPQQFEAQQIGTLLAQLQNKREQILTDDSNKEKRAQEHEDEEKSSSETWLRELQAKQAERKMKRQAPLNQDIPKVRTPSMPTIPGPTVARRTSDLMMNNLGQNYDQGRDVTDCPRVASSVKDMAARFEQIKLLPASKSDTDVKPQTKQNVNCVSPMLISGNDMSQETSSMENAKSAKLPSENTVVFTKTETLNSQTVSNSSFDSSSSQNSFIAMVPSSESVQQSELNAVMLSMSLTLPHENGLPVDYPEDDISEVAMQNTIQNTTILPNEEDIAPRKVKRRIGKKKSVSFCDQVVLVATAEDDEKDSYIPNPILERVLRSAMNKPETAQVLREIRSLQEAETIRENTAAKFQQQTLPLKSEADSVPATPFQDQLRSVNLIPDTIKPTFGRQNSGDSIGSLTDKKSCGSCGNEGKDVVDRPMRETYAGIPVNTSKPTSYSPQLQQQIRYTQNGYTQYVQSVYPQTQSSHPRNQIIPLSQTQKPASPYPTQMNGQYIQNGMQQMKILPQKNGYGPYYQQQLHNQLEQQHNQMNKQATVQPQQNTLNQRIPSHNASPITVQHSQQQFYPPNQSPNPYQSQYSQSSYQGHPYQTVLPQSRAGQPLPQYQPPSNSLAYQQQQQQQQQNAQNYQQRHDNYQRQLSSQKVEQQGPMVSNQTYPKTLQNGQIQPNVKYPAYQHPPLSKQMHFAMSTAKVVPMVVQPPLQTPTGIATTVRAHVTPCNLCRKRNVLEPTLYCTDCDFYMSRFRPTNKTT is encoded by the exons GACCTGTTCTCGCAGCTGCAGTTTTCGCAAGAGAGTGCTCTGCCTCCCGATACGTTGCGCCGTGCGTTGGCCGAGAGCTTTCTCGATCAGCAGAGGTTTCAACTCGGTTTTATGGACGACGCGGCGGAATGTTTC gAAAACATTCTCTTACGTATACACCTTCACATTGCAAGCGGCGAGGCTGAAGACATGTGCAGCGCGAGGCATTGTGTACCGCATCAGAAATTCGCCATGACGCTCGTCGAGCAAAGCGTCTGCGGAGTTTGCGGTGCAACGTCGGAGCCACTGCCTTTTACACAG ATGGTTCATTATGTGTCTGCGTCAGCGTTAACGTCTCAAGCTCATCAAACGCCACTAAATTCTAGAAATAATCCGGATCTCTTCGGGCAACTTCTTCGAAGAGCTGGCGGCATGGGGGACATCCGTGATTGTCCG AGTTCTTGCGGTGCGAAAATTCAAATCTGTCGGACCTTGATGAATCGACCGGAAATAGTTTCCATCGGCGTCGTCTGGGACAGCAAACGACCGTCATTGGAGCATATCATGGACGTTTTTGCGACCGTGGGCACGTCCCTTCGACTAAGTGACGTCTTCCATAGCGTGGTAGACTCACGATAGGGCGCCTCCACCGTGCATAATCTCGTAGGAGTTGTTACCTATTACGGGAAACATTATTCTACGTTCTTCTTCCATACGAAATTGAAG GTGTGGATCTATTTCGACGATGCCACCGTCAAGGAAATTGGGCCCCGGTGGGAGCAAGTTGTGGAAAAGTGTAGGAGAGGTCGTTATCAGCCTTTGCTACTCCTGTACGCGACGCCCGCCGGTACTCCGGTTAATACCGAGAACGCCCCAAAGACTATTATCCCTTTTCCGAATAATAATGGCCTAAAGACATCCCCAAAGAATAGCGTTCGCCGTTCCATTACTCCTAGTCCTGAGAAGCCATCCATTAATAGCACTGCCAGACGTGCCATCACACCTAATCCTGACAGTCCGCCACACCTCTACACTCAACGAACCGTTTACAGTGATTACCAGAATCTCACAGACATCCAGAATAATATATTCGGCAATCAG GGCGTAGACGCGGTTGATGGTGAAATAGAATCGAAGTACATTAGCCGTCGCGCCGTGGAAAATGTAATGCAGCAACAGAAAAAACAGCAGATGCAATTGACACGTAGCTTAAGCGTGGGATCGGCGCCGCAAGACGGTATCAGCATCCCTGACCATATGAACGTGCCTCGAAGACGAGATTCCGGTAATTGGTCCGGCGATCGAAACAGCGCGTCGTCGAGTTCGTCAACCACGATGGACAACACGTATCtgtatattgttaataaaatgcaGAGGACCTCGGGCGTACCTAAAAGCCCCATCAGCAAATCTGGGGAGCTCTCGAGCAGCAGCAGCGGTCATTACGACGCTGGTTACGACTCGTATTCTTTGTCTTCCACTGACAGTCTTCCACTTCAGCAGGGTTTAAAGCACAACTTACAg CTTGCTCAAATACCGGAAGGTTACCAACCTTCTTCCGGCGACGATTGCGAACGATTATGTAAAGAAACGGACGCGTTGCTGGATAAATCTCGTGCCGCCGAAGATACTGGCGATCTTAACACAGCCATTGCATTGTGTAGTGCGGCCAGCAACAAAGCCAGAGCTGCGATGGACGCTCCGTATAATAATCCTCACACAATCACGATAGCAAGAATGAAACACAATACTTGCGTCATGAGAACGAGGAGTTTACATAGGAGAATGCTGCAGGAACAAGTTACTGTTAACGGTGACAAGGAGG atggGGCACCTGAAGGAAGACACTCGCGAGAGAACAGTAAATCGAGCCAACATTCAAGGCAAAGTTTGCGAGATAAAGGCAATCACTCTCGACAAAATAGTCGGGAACTTCTCGTGAACGCACCAACAACGGTGATAGATAAACCTACCACGAAGAGTATCGAGATTTACGCTACTTTGCCGAAGAAGAAGACTCTACGTAGTAAAGCGACAGCGGTGAACGTCATCAAGGACGAGGAATACATGCTGTATGATCGCCCAACGCAAAGAACCGGCTTGTTTAGCCGCACGAAACGTTGCGAGGACGATAAGAAAGATAAGAAACGCGCGAGGAGCGAAGAGAGGAATAAGAATGTGTCAAAGGATTTTTCGATGGCACCATATAGGTTGTCACCGTCTCCAAAAGGGGTAAAGATCGAGAAGCCAAAAGAAACCGAGATTAACGCAACTGTCGTCAGAAATACACAGCTCAACAATACGGCTACGGTTGAGCAGAAGCAGGGCAAGAAGCAGCATAAGATTCGCAGAAGATTACTCATGGGCGGATTGATCAAGAGGAAGAACAGAAGTGTGCCAGATTTGCGAGAAGGGCAGGATGGCCAGGCAAATGTGAATACGGAAAGATCATCCGCCTTACCGAAACAGTCGGTAGACGACTCCAGCGTTGGTCTAAAAGGCAATGATGTAAGTCAAACACTGAGTGGTTACTTATCGGAGGGACACCTGGAGTTCGCCGGCAACAATGGATCTGGAAATACTAGCAATCCAAATCTCGAAAGAAGCCGTTTGATGAGAAAGAGCTTCCACGGTAGCGCCGGCAAAGTGTTACACGTGGCAAAAGTGCCTCCGCCCCCTCCGCTCAGGACCACTTCTCAGCTTAGCAAGTCTAAGTGTTTGGGCGAAGTGCACAATGAGCAGCAATCTGACAAAGCTGCATACCCTTTGCCGGATAATCGGTGCGTGCCGAATTCGTCGCAGGAACAAAACAACGTTTATTGGAATCACATGAACACGAGCAACTCGGCTAACGTGACGAACAGGAACTCAGATTATGCTGATTACTCCTCGGAATCGCATTCGCTTCCTTTTCTACCGTCTTACAACAATGAACAGAATACCAATATTTCTGGAGCATGTCAAATAAATTACAACAACAAGCCTAGGATTCAAGATGACGTCATACAATACGCTAACGGTATACTCTACGAGCCGACCTTCGTTGTCACTCGCGCAGACGTGCACAATGAGCAGAGTCCGCCTAAACAACAATTTCAGCCGGATTCCTTACCACCTTATCCCGAAAATGGCAATATTTCGCATTCGCGGCAACCGAGCGAGGAGTTTCCACCACCGCCGTATCCATCAATTCATTCGGTGTCGCATTCAAGACAAACCAGTGAGGATTttccaccgccgccgccaccgatCGATGAGCCGACTCCTCTTCAAGAGGCTCAACAACATCAAGTTTCCGTTAAATCGCAACAGCAACGTCCACAGCAATTCGAAGCGCAGCAAATTGGCACCCTGTTGGCGCAGTTGCAAAACAAAAGGGAGCAGATCTTAACTGACGATTCGAATAAAGAGAAACGAGCGCAAGAGCACGAGGACGAGGAGAAATCCTCGAGCGAAACGTGGTTGAGAGAACTACAAGCTAAACAGGCCGAGAGGAAAATGAAGAGGCAAGCACCTTTAAATCAAGACATTCCAAAAGTTAGAACTCCGTCGATGCCGACGATTCCAGGACCGACTGTCGCCAGAAGAACCAGTGATTTAATGATGAATAATCTTGGACAGAATTACGATCAAGGTCGCGACGTCACGGACTGCCCGAGAGTCGCTTCTTCGGTAAAAGACATGGCTGCTAGATTTGAACAGATCAAGCTGCTACCAGCCTCGAAGTCGGACACAGACGTGAAACCTCAAACAAAGCAAAATGTGAATTGCGTATCGCCGATGTTAATATCAGGAAACGATATGTCTCAGGAAACGTCATCGATGGAGAACGCGAAGTCGGCAAAATTACCTTCCGAGAATACCGTAGTTTTTACGAAGACAGAAACTTTGAATTCTCAGACCGTTTCAAACTCCAGTTTTGATTCGAGTTCCAGCCAGAACAGCTTTATCGCGATGGTGCCATCAAGCGAATCCGTTCAACAAAGCGAATTGAATGCCGTGATGTTATCTATGTCCTTGACGCTCCCGCACGAGAATGGTTTGCCTGTTGATTATCCGGAAGATGACATCAGCGAGGTGGCGATGCAGAACACTATACAAAACACAACAATACTGCCGAACGAGGAGGACATTGCTCCGCGAAAGGTGAAACGGCGGAttggaaagaagaaaagcgTATCATTCTGTGACCAAGTGGTGCTCGTTGCAACAGCGGAGGACGACGAAAAGGATTCGTATATACCCAATCCTATTTTGGAGAGAGTCCTGCGTTCCGCGATGAACAAGCCTGAAACTGCTCAAGTACTGCGAGAAATCAGAAGTCTTCAGGAGGCAGAGACGATTCGCGAGAATACCGCCGCGAAATTCCAACAACAGACCCTTCCTTTAAAGAGCGAAGCTGATAGCGTGCCGGCGACACCTTTCCAGGACCAACTAAGAAGCGTTAATTTAATTCCAGACACCATTAAGCCCACATTTGGACGGCAAAATTCAGGCGATTCGATTGGATCGTTAACGGATAAGAAGTCTTGCGGGTCTTGTGGGAACGAAGGGAAAGACGTGGTCGATCGTCCTATGAGAGAGACCTATGCTGGTATTCCCGTGAACACTTCGAAACCGACGTCCTATTCACCGCAGCTGCAACAGCAGATTAGATACACTCAAAATGGATACACTCAATACGTGCAATCGGTGTACCCGCAGACGCAATCGTCCCATCCaagaaatcaaataattcCTTTGTCGCAAACCCAGAAGCCAGCTAGTCCTTACCCGACGCAAATGAACGGGCAATACATTCAAAATGGAATGCAGCAAATGAAAATACTGCCTCAGAAAAACGGCTACGGACCGTATTATCAGCAGCAATTGCACAACCAGTTGGAGCAGCAGCACAATCAAATGAACAAGCAGGCGACCGTTCAGCCGCAGCAGAATACTCTGAATCAAAGAATTCCGTCTCACAATGCCAGCCCGATAACTGTCCAGCATTCGCAGCAGCAATTTTATCCGCCTAATCAGTCGCCGAATCCATATCAAAGTCAATACTCTCAAAGTTCCTATCAGGGTCATCCCTATCAAACTGTTCTTCCGCAAAGCAGAGCGGGCCAACCATTGCCGCAGTATCAGCCACCGTCTAATTCACTAGCCTatcaacagcagcaacagcagcagcaacaaaaCGCGCAGAACTATCAGCAGAGACATGACAACTACCAGCGACAATTATCATCTCAGAAGGTAGAGCAACAAGGTCCCATGGTGTCCAATCAAACTTATCCCAAGACTCTGCAGAACGGCCAGATACAGCCGAATGTGAAATATCCGGCCTATCAACATCCTCCGCTTTCCAAACAGATGCACTTTGCGATGTCCACTGCGAAGGTCGTTCCGATGGTGGTGCAGCCACCTCTGCAAACGCCAACAGGCATCGCGACTACCGTGAGAGCACACGTTACACCCTGCAATCTCTGTCGGAAGAGAAATGTACTTGAGCCAACGCTGTATTGCACGGATTGCGATTTTTACATGTCGCGTTTCCGACCAACTAACAAAACCACTTGA